One Amaranthus tricolor cultivar Red isolate AtriRed21 chromosome 1, ASM2621246v1, whole genome shotgun sequence DNA window includes the following coding sequences:
- the LOC130827928 gene encoding uncharacterized protein LOC130827928: MASSLSRRIVSMVKITPSTTPSHWTESLTRMVPNLVSGLSFSTTKDESKPKENDAINNTTPVEEEIVNVDNDEEDDDGEYVNKETGEIGGPKDDNVLVGCISLSFLNVSETTRFMVKIPLEMKQP, encoded by the coding sequence ATGGCGAGCAGTCTTAGCCGCAGAATTGTATCAATGGTGAAGATCACACCCTCTACAACCCCGAGTCACTGGACAGAATCGTTGACTCGTATGGTACCAAACTTAGTTTCAGGTTTGAGTTTTTCAACGACCAAAGATGAATCCAAACCCAAAGAAAATGATGCAATTAATAACACTACACCAGTAGAAGAAGAGATAGTAAATGTCGACAACGATGAAGAAGACGATGATGGAGAATATGTGAACAAAGAAACCGGTGAGATCGGCGGGCCTAAAGATGATAATGTACTTGTTGGGTGTATCAGTTTGAGCTTCTTGAATGTCTCTGAAACAACTCGTTTTATGGTGAAAATCCCActtgagatgaagcagccatag
- the LOC130827944 gene encoding uncharacterized protein LOC130827944 isoform X3, with amino-acid sequence MWCFFCCIQVLRRELRLENKKPTELLDVRSVLQQKIPVIKRFTGGGTVIVDDGTIFVSFICNKDAVPNLQPYPHPIMAWSSLLYNKVFCKAGDFKLRENDYVFGSHKFGGNAQSITKNRWIHHTSFLWDYEEANMTYLKIPQRAPKYRQARDHSEFICRMKDILPRSGFIVRTIKAVESQFSVRFVLLNEIESLDSTEFVPSSRILTTEELEATIQAEDNGLLSESL; translated from the exons ATGTGGTgcttcttttgctgcattcaggTCTTGCGTAGGGAGCTTAGGTTAGAAAACAA GAAACCAACCGAACTTCTTGACGTTAGGTCTGTGCTCCAACAGAAGATACCTGTCATTAAACGGTTTACTGGGGGAGGTACAGTGATTGTCGATGATGGGACAATCTTTGTTTCTTTCATATGCAACAAGGATGCTGTTCCCAATTTGCAACCATATCCTCATCCAATAATGGCATGGAGTAGCCTATTGTATAATAAAGTGTTCTGCAAAGCTGGAGATTTTAAGCTGCGTGAAAATG ATTATGTTTTTGGCAGCCACAAATTCGGTGGAAATGCTCAATCAATCACAAAAAACCGGTGGATCCACCATACATCATTTTTATGGGACTATGAAGAAGCAAATATGACATACTTGAAAATACCTCAGCGGGCACCAAAGTATAGGCAG GCAAGGGACCATTCAGAATTCATTTGCCGGATGAAGGATATTCTTCCGAGATCAGGTTTCATCGTACGAACGATCAAGGCTGTGGAAAGCCAGTTTTCAGTGAGATTCGTCCTGCTGAATGAAATTGAATCTCTCGACAGTACAGAGTTTGTTCCTTCTTCGAGGATTCTGACTACCGAAGAGTTGGAGGCTACCATTCAAGCAGAAGATAACGGTTTATTATCCGAGTCTTTGTGA
- the LOC130827944 gene encoding uncharacterized protein LOC130827944 isoform X4, translating to MWCFFCCIQVLRRELRKPTELLDVRSVLQQKIPVIKRFTGGGTVIVDDGTIFVSFICNKDAVPNLQPYPHPIMAWSSLLYNKVFCKAGDFKLRENDYVFGSHKFGGNAQSITKNRWIHHTSFLWDYEEANMTYLKIPQRAPKYRQARDHSEFICRMKDILPRSGFIVRTIKAVESQFSVRFVLLNEIESLDSTEFVPSSRILTTEELEATIQAEDNGLLSESL from the exons ATGTGGTgcttcttttgctgcattcaggTCTTGCGTAGGGAGCTTAG GAAACCAACCGAACTTCTTGACGTTAGGTCTGTGCTCCAACAGAAGATACCTGTCATTAAACGGTTTACTGGGGGAGGTACAGTGATTGTCGATGATGGGACAATCTTTGTTTCTTTCATATGCAACAAGGATGCTGTTCCCAATTTGCAACCATATCCTCATCCAATAATGGCATGGAGTAGCCTATTGTATAATAAAGTGTTCTGCAAAGCTGGAGATTTTAAGCTGCGTGAAAATG ATTATGTTTTTGGCAGCCACAAATTCGGTGGAAATGCTCAATCAATCACAAAAAACCGGTGGATCCACCATACATCATTTTTATGGGACTATGAAGAAGCAAATATGACATACTTGAAAATACCTCAGCGGGCACCAAAGTATAGGCAG GCAAGGGACCATTCAGAATTCATTTGCCGGATGAAGGATATTCTTCCGAGATCAGGTTTCATCGTACGAACGATCAAGGCTGTGGAAAGCCAGTTTTCAGTGAGATTCGTCCTGCTGAATGAAATTGAATCTCTCGACAGTACAGAGTTTGTTCCTTCTTCGAGGATTCTGACTACCGAAGAGTTGGAGGCTACCATTCAAGCAGAAGATAACGGTTTATTATCCGAGTCTTTGTGA
- the LOC130827937 gene encoding plastocyanin → MATVTSSTAVSIPSFTGLKSTVPKKPTTAKVTTTISAAPRMSIKASMKNVGAAVIATAAAGILVGNAMAAEILLGSDDGGLAFVPNDFTVASGEEIVFKNNAGFPHNVVFDEDEIPSGVDAAGISMNEEDLLNAAGETYKVTLTEKGTYSFYCAPHQGAGMVGKVTVN, encoded by the coding sequence ATGGCTACTGTCACTTCCTCCACCGCCGTCTCCATTCCTTCCTTCACTGGCCTTAAATCCACAGTACCCAAAAAACCCACAACCGCTAAGgtcaccaccaccatttccgcCGCCCCAAGAATGTCCATCAAAGCTTCAATGAAGAACGTCGGAGCTGCCGTGATTGCTACAGCTGCAGCAGGAATCCTTGTGGGAAACGCCATGGCGGCTGAAATCTTACTAGGATCTGATGATGGAGGCTTGGCGTTTGTTCCGAACGATTTTACTGTCGCTTCTGGGGAAGAAATTGTGTTCAAGAACAATGCAGGATTCCCACACAATGTTGTATTTGATGAAGATGAAATTCCATCTGGTGTTGATGCGGCAGGAATCTCCATGAATGAAGAAGATTTGCTTAATGCAGCTGGAGAAACTTACAAAGTTACTTTAACTGAGAAAGGAACTTACAGTTTCTACTGTGCTCCTCATCAGGGAGCTGGTATGGTTGGAAAAGTTactgttaattaa
- the LOC130827944 gene encoding uncharacterized protein LOC130827944 isoform X1: MRQSYFKASNHSYLLSLIFQAMKLLEAEEQNPSLEVFHCLRINRVPILQQLQLEEKLLRTSSDNWCIINDGTPDPTIVMGVSGKPTELLDVRSVLQQKIPVIKRFTGGGTVIVDDGTIFVSFICNKDAVPNLQPYPHPIMAWSSLLYNKVFCKAGDFKLRENDYVFGSHKFGGNAQSITKNRWIHHTSFLWDYEEANMTYLKIPQRAPKYRQARDHSEFICRMKDILPRSGFIVRTIKAVESQFSVRFVLLNEIESLDSTEFVPSSRILTTEELEATIQAEDNGLLSESL, from the exons GAAGCTTTTGGAAGCAGAGGAGCAGAATCCAAGTTTAGAAGTCTTTCATTGTT TAAGGATAAATAGAGTACCTATTTTACAGCAGCTACAGTTGGAAGAAAAACTGCTTCGGACTTCATCAGATAATTGGTGCATAATCAATGATGGGACTCCTGATCCTACAATTGTTATGGGAGTCTCAGG GAAACCAACCGAACTTCTTGACGTTAGGTCTGTGCTCCAACAGAAGATACCTGTCATTAAACGGTTTACTGGGGGAGGTACAGTGATTGTCGATGATGGGACAATCTTTGTTTCTTTCATATGCAACAAGGATGCTGTTCCCAATTTGCAACCATATCCTCATCCAATAATGGCATGGAGTAGCCTATTGTATAATAAAGTGTTCTGCAAAGCTGGAGATTTTAAGCTGCGTGAAAATG ATTATGTTTTTGGCAGCCACAAATTCGGTGGAAATGCTCAATCAATCACAAAAAACCGGTGGATCCACCATACATCATTTTTATGGGACTATGAAGAAGCAAATATGACATACTTGAAAATACCTCAGCGGGCACCAAAGTATAGGCAG GCAAGGGACCATTCAGAATTCATTTGCCGGATGAAGGATATTCTTCCGAGATCAGGTTTCATCGTACGAACGATCAAGGCTGTGGAAAGCCAGTTTTCAGTGAGATTCGTCCTGCTGAATGAAATTGAATCTCTCGACAGTACAGAGTTTGTTCCTTCTTCGAGGATTCTGACTACCGAAGAGTTGGAGGCTACCATTCAAGCAGAAGATAACGGTTTATTATCCGAGTCTTTGTGA
- the LOC130827944 gene encoding uncharacterized protein LOC130827944 isoform X5 — MGVSGKPTELLDVRSVLQQKIPVIKRFTGGGTVIVDDGTIFVSFICNKDAVPNLQPYPHPIMAWSSLLYNKVFCKAGDFKLRENDYVFGSHKFGGNAQSITKNRWIHHTSFLWDYEEANMTYLKIPQRAPKYRQARDHSEFICRMKDILPRSGFIVRTIKAVESQFSVRFVLLNEIESLDSTEFVPSSRILTTEELEATIQAEDNGLLSESL, encoded by the exons ATGGGAGTCTCAGG GAAACCAACCGAACTTCTTGACGTTAGGTCTGTGCTCCAACAGAAGATACCTGTCATTAAACGGTTTACTGGGGGAGGTACAGTGATTGTCGATGATGGGACAATCTTTGTTTCTTTCATATGCAACAAGGATGCTGTTCCCAATTTGCAACCATATCCTCATCCAATAATGGCATGGAGTAGCCTATTGTATAATAAAGTGTTCTGCAAAGCTGGAGATTTTAAGCTGCGTGAAAATG ATTATGTTTTTGGCAGCCACAAATTCGGTGGAAATGCTCAATCAATCACAAAAAACCGGTGGATCCACCATACATCATTTTTATGGGACTATGAAGAAGCAAATATGACATACTTGAAAATACCTCAGCGGGCACCAAAGTATAGGCAG GCAAGGGACCATTCAGAATTCATTTGCCGGATGAAGGATATTCTTCCGAGATCAGGTTTCATCGTACGAACGATCAAGGCTGTGGAAAGCCAGTTTTCAGTGAGATTCGTCCTGCTGAATGAAATTGAATCTCTCGACAGTACAGAGTTTGTTCCTTCTTCGAGGATTCTGACTACCGAAGAGTTGGAGGCTACCATTCAAGCAGAAGATAACGGTTTATTATCCGAGTCTTTGTGA
- the LOC130827944 gene encoding uncharacterized protein LOC130827944 isoform X2, translating into MDISQIRNFGLPLMNIVRINRVPILQQLQLEEKLLRTSSDNWCIINDGTPDPTIVMGVSGKPTELLDVRSVLQQKIPVIKRFTGGGTVIVDDGTIFVSFICNKDAVPNLQPYPHPIMAWSSLLYNKVFCKAGDFKLRENDYVFGSHKFGGNAQSITKNRWIHHTSFLWDYEEANMTYLKIPQRAPKYRQARDHSEFICRMKDILPRSGFIVRTIKAVESQFSVRFVLLNEIESLDSTEFVPSSRILTTEELEATIQAEDNGLLSESL; encoded by the exons ATGGATATATCTCAAATCAGAAACTTTGGGCTTCCATTAATGAATATAGTAAGGATAAATAGAGTACCTATTTTACAGCAGCTACAGTTGGAAGAAAAACTGCTTCGGACTTCATCAGATAATTGGTGCATAATCAATGATGGGACTCCTGATCCTACAATTGTTATGGGAGTCTCAGG GAAACCAACCGAACTTCTTGACGTTAGGTCTGTGCTCCAACAGAAGATACCTGTCATTAAACGGTTTACTGGGGGAGGTACAGTGATTGTCGATGATGGGACAATCTTTGTTTCTTTCATATGCAACAAGGATGCTGTTCCCAATTTGCAACCATATCCTCATCCAATAATGGCATGGAGTAGCCTATTGTATAATAAAGTGTTCTGCAAAGCTGGAGATTTTAAGCTGCGTGAAAATG ATTATGTTTTTGGCAGCCACAAATTCGGTGGAAATGCTCAATCAATCACAAAAAACCGGTGGATCCACCATACATCATTTTTATGGGACTATGAAGAAGCAAATATGACATACTTGAAAATACCTCAGCGGGCACCAAAGTATAGGCAG GCAAGGGACCATTCAGAATTCATTTGCCGGATGAAGGATATTCTTCCGAGATCAGGTTTCATCGTACGAACGATCAAGGCTGTGGAAAGCCAGTTTTCAGTGAGATTCGTCCTGCTGAATGAAATTGAATCTCTCGACAGTACAGAGTTTGTTCCTTCTTCGAGGATTCTGACTACCGAAGAGTTGGAGGCTACCATTCAAGCAGAAGATAACGGTTTATTATCCGAGTCTTTGTGA